One Paraburkholderia agricolaris DNA segment encodes these proteins:
- a CDS encoding ABC transporter substrate-binding protein has protein sequence MNKETSQHDALQLGAELERLTSKGTSRRGVLRAMAAAGMMSVTGAGLLSASGAAFAQAKPKQGGKIRVATQSASAADTLDPAKGALGTDYVRGFMFYNCLTELDSHLGAKMALATSLDTKDATVWVVKLRTGVQFHDGKPFGPADVVYSIMRHKDPATASKAKTLADQIKEVKASGPNEVTITLEGPNADLPVILATSHFQIIKDGTKDFKTAIGTGPFKVKEFSPGVRTVGVKNANYWKPGLPHLDEVELIGIGDESARVNALLSGDVQLINSVSPRSTAQIKSAGGFGVLETKTGQYTDLVVRDEGGITGNDDFRRGMMYLQDREQMRRAIFQGYGTIGNDQPIDPTNKYYLAGLPQRAFDPDKAKFHFQKAKVGSAPIQIFASPAAEGSVEMAMFLQQVAPQAGLNLQVSRVPADGYWSNHWMKHPLGFGNVNARPSADVIFTQFFKSDAPWNEANWKSPKFDQMLLAARGEPDDAKRKKIYGDMQVLVHETGGVGIPLFQSSIDAYTSKLKGLGSIPLAGLMGFMFAENVWLEA, from the coding sequence ATGAATAAGGAAACCTCGCAACATGACGCTCTTCAACTCGGCGCCGAGTTGGAGCGCTTGACGTCAAAAGGCACGTCGCGGCGCGGCGTGCTGCGCGCGATGGCGGCGGCCGGGATGATGTCGGTGACGGGCGCCGGCCTGTTGAGCGCGAGCGGTGCGGCCTTCGCGCAGGCGAAGCCGAAGCAGGGCGGCAAGATCCGGGTGGCGACGCAATCCGCTTCCGCCGCCGACACGCTCGATCCGGCCAAGGGCGCGCTCGGCACGGATTACGTGCGCGGCTTTATGTTCTACAACTGCCTGACCGAACTCGACTCGCATCTCGGCGCGAAGATGGCGCTTGCCACCTCGCTCGATACGAAGGACGCGACGGTGTGGGTCGTCAAGTTGCGCACGGGCGTGCAGTTCCACGACGGCAAGCCGTTCGGGCCGGCGGACGTCGTGTATTCGATCATGCGCCACAAGGACCCGGCGACCGCATCGAAAGCGAAAACACTTGCCGATCAGATCAAGGAAGTGAAGGCGAGCGGACCGAATGAAGTAACGATCACGCTCGAAGGCCCGAACGCCGACCTGCCGGTGATTCTCGCCACCTCGCATTTCCAGATCATCAAGGACGGCACCAAAGACTTCAAAACGGCGATCGGCACCGGTCCGTTCAAGGTCAAGGAATTCTCGCCGGGCGTGCGCACTGTCGGGGTGAAGAACGCGAATTACTGGAAGCCGGGCCTGCCGCACCTCGACGAAGTCGAACTGATCGGCATTGGCGACGAATCCGCGCGCGTCAACGCGCTGCTCTCCGGCGACGTGCAACTGATCAACTCGGTGAGCCCGCGTTCGACCGCACAGATCAAGAGTGCCGGTGGTTTCGGCGTGCTCGAAACGAAGACGGGCCAGTACACCGATCTGGTCGTGCGTGACGAAGGCGGCATCACCGGCAACGACGATTTTCGGCGAGGCATGATGTATCTGCAGGATCGCGAGCAGATGCGCCGGGCGATCTTCCAGGGTTACGGGACGATCGGCAACGATCAGCCGATCGATCCGACCAACAAGTACTACCTGGCCGGTTTGCCGCAGCGGGCGTTCGATCCGGACAAGGCGAAGTTCCATTTCCAGAAGGCCAAAGTCGGCAGCGCGCCGATCCAGATCTTTGCGTCGCCGGCGGCGGAAGGATCGGTTGAAATGGCGATGTTCCTGCAACAGGTGGCGCCGCAAGCCGGTCTGAATCTGCAGGTCTCGCGCGTGCCGGCCGACGGCTATTGGTCCAATCATTGGATGAAGCATCCGCTGGGTTTCGGCAATGTCAACGCGCGCCCCAGCGCCGATGTGATCTTCACGCAATTCTTCAAGTCGGACGCACCGTGGAACGAAGCGAACTGGAAGAGCCCGAAGTTCGACCAGATGCTGCTTGCGGCGCGCGGTGAACCGGACGACGCGAAGCGCAAGAAGATCTACGGCGATATGCAGGTGCTGGTGCATGAAACGGGTGGCGTCGGCATTCCGCTGTTCCAGAGCTCGATCGATGCCTATACGTCGAAGCTCAAGGGTCTTGGCTCGATTCCGCTGGCCGGTCTGATGGGCTTCATGTTCGCGGAAAACGTCTGGCTGGAAGCCTGA
- a CDS encoding NAD(P)/FAD-dependent oxidoreductase codes for MKLDSYWLDTAPPLVSASEGPVAGQTDVVVIGGGFTGLSAAQALGKRGASVTVLDAGRIGGGASGRNGGQVNTGVAQDFVALVAQLGVERASACYRAFSDAVDTVERLVREEGIDCDYSATGKLKLASKPHHLAHLEKTAALIRREVDTDIELIGRERIHSEIQSDSFYGGLLQRHGGQMHMGKFTVGLAEAAVRRGAKLYENAAVSAIAKDGSGFKVTTARGEVRAKQVLIATGPSRHGPFGWYRRRLAPVGSFIVVTEPLSPALLTQVFPNRRAYTTTRLMHNYFRVTPDSRLLFGGRARFTASERPSDAKSGRILQQGLAAMFPMLAKARIDYCWGGLVDMTADRLPHAGQHDGIYFSLGYSGHGTQMSTHMGQVMADVMDGHEERNPWREPDWPAIPGHTGKPWFLPLVGTYYRIKDIFY; via the coding sequence ATGAAGCTCGATTCCTATTGGCTCGACACCGCGCCGCCGCTGGTTTCGGCGAGTGAAGGTCCGGTCGCGGGCCAGACCGATGTCGTCGTGATCGGTGGCGGCTTCACCGGCTTGTCGGCGGCGCAGGCGTTGGGCAAACGCGGTGCCTCGGTGACGGTGCTCGACGCCGGGCGCATCGGTGGCGGCGCGTCGGGGCGCAACGGCGGCCAGGTCAATACCGGTGTCGCGCAGGACTTCGTCGCGCTGGTCGCACAACTGGGTGTGGAGCGGGCCAGCGCCTGCTACCGCGCGTTTTCGGATGCGGTCGATACGGTCGAGCGTCTGGTTCGCGAGGAAGGCATCGATTGCGACTACAGCGCGACCGGCAAGCTGAAGCTGGCGTCGAAACCACATCACCTCGCGCATCTGGAGAAGACGGCGGCGTTGATCCGGCGCGAAGTCGATACGGATATCGAACTAATCGGCCGTGAGCGGATTCACAGCGAAATCCAGTCGGACAGTTTTTATGGCGGGCTGCTGCAACGCCATGGCGGCCAGATGCATATGGGCAAGTTCACGGTTGGACTCGCCGAAGCCGCGGTTCGTCGTGGCGCGAAGCTTTATGAAAACGCGGCGGTCAGCGCGATTGCGAAGGACGGCAGCGGCTTCAAGGTCACCACCGCGCGTGGCGAAGTGCGCGCGAAGCAGGTGCTGATTGCCACCGGGCCGTCGCGGCATGGGCCATTCGGCTGGTATCGGCGACGGCTTGCGCCGGTGGGCTCGTTCATTGTCGTGACGGAGCCGCTGTCGCCGGCGTTGCTGACGCAGGTGTTTCCGAACCGCCGTGCTTATACGACCACGCGCCTGATGCATAACTACTTCCGCGTGACGCCGGATTCGCGCCTGCTGTTCGGCGGCCGGGCGCGCTTTACGGCGTCCGAGCGGCCGTCGGACGCGAAGAGCGGCAGGATCCTGCAGCAGGGGCTGGCCGCGATGTTCCCGATGCTGGCGAAAGCCCGCATCGACTACTGCTGGGGCGGACTCGTGGATATGACCGCCGACCGTCTGCCCCATGCCGGGCAGCACGACGGCATCTATTTCTCGCTGGGCTACAGCGGCCACGGCACGCAGATGTCGACGCATATGGGCCAGGTGATGGCCGACGTGATGGACGGCCACGAAGAGCGCAATCCCTGGCGCGAGCCGGATTGGCCGGCGATTCCAGGCCATACCGGCAAACCCTGGTTCCTGCCGCTGGTGGGGACGTACTACCGCATCAAAGACATTTTCTATTGA
- a CDS encoding haloacid dehalogenase type II, which produces MIEFEPKYITFDCYGTLTKFRMADMTREMFGHLLNADDLEKLVAFYAGYRRDEVLGAWKPYRDVVVNALRRACKRMNVAFDEQEAEKIYLAVPTWGPHPDVPEGVSRLAKKYKLVILSNASNNQIQSNVDKLGAPFHAVFTAEQAQSYKPRMQGFEYMFDQLNCNPEDVLHVSSSLRYDLMTAHDMGIKHKAFVKRGHEPSTPYYQYYEVNDIPHLAAELGL; this is translated from the coding sequence ATGATCGAATTCGAACCGAAATACATCACCTTCGACTGCTACGGCACGCTCACGAAATTCCGCATGGCCGACATGACTCGCGAAATGTTCGGTCACCTGCTGAACGCCGACGACCTGGAAAAGCTCGTGGCGTTCTACGCGGGCTATCGCCGCGACGAAGTGCTGGGTGCATGGAAGCCGTATCGCGACGTGGTGGTCAACGCGCTGCGCCGCGCCTGCAAGCGCATGAACGTCGCGTTCGATGAACAGGAAGCCGAGAAGATCTATCTCGCCGTGCCGACCTGGGGGCCGCATCCGGACGTGCCGGAAGGTGTCTCGCGTCTGGCGAAGAAGTACAAGCTGGTGATTCTCTCGAACGCGTCGAACAACCAGATCCAGAGCAACGTCGACAAGCTCGGCGCGCCGTTTCATGCGGTCTTCACGGCCGAGCAGGCGCAGTCGTACAAGCCGCGCATGCAGGGCTTCGAATACATGTTCGACCAGTTGAACTGCAATCCGGAAGACGTGCTGCATGTGTCGTCGAGCCTGCGCTACGACCTGATGACCGCGCACGACATGGGTATCAAGCACAAGGCCTTCGTCAAGCGCGGCCACGAACCGTCCACGCCGTACTACCAGTACTACGAAGTCAACGACATCCCGCATCTGGCCGCGGAACTCGGCCTGTAA
- a CDS encoding aldehyde dehydrogenase family protein, producing MDSFNPDDVAIRSGHFIGGEYVEGGEPRIEVVRPSDGVAYASLPLADAEMVDRAVQNAWRAFRTSAWARMAPRERAKILRRFAELVEADASYLGRLEALGSTRPIAQAIGWDVPFTAEGIRFYAEFADKLGGDVAATDHDHLGMTIAEPYGVIGAIAPWNFPLVMASWKIAPALAAGNAVVLKPSEMTPFSVLRLAELAVQAGVPAGIFNVVQGDGRVTGDELVRHPKISKVTFTGSTRTGAAIMAACAQSGTKPVTLELGGKSPQIVFADAPRLDDVARRIAGSITGNAGQVCVAGSRLLVERSLAEPLAERIGKVFAELRPGATWAAGTTLSPIISAPQAARIEGIVGRTLEAGATLRYGGVRSDAGAGAFYAPTLLADVTAHSEAVREEVFGPVLTLQTFDTEEEALALAQHPDYGLAAGVHTADLGRALRFVRGLEAGTVWVNRYGRTSDFMIPTGGYKRSGIGKDLGRQAYEANLRFKSVLIDLRP from the coding sequence ATGGACAGCTTCAATCCGGACGACGTCGCGATTCGCAGCGGACATTTCATCGGCGGCGAGTATGTGGAAGGCGGCGAGCCTCGCATCGAGGTGGTGCGCCCCTCGGACGGCGTGGCCTACGCTTCGCTGCCGCTCGCCGACGCCGAAATGGTGGATCGCGCGGTGCAGAACGCGTGGCGGGCATTCAGAACCAGCGCTTGGGCGCGCATGGCGCCGCGTGAGCGCGCGAAGATCCTGCGCCGTTTCGCCGAACTGGTCGAAGCCGATGCGTCGTATCTGGGCCGTCTGGAGGCACTCGGCTCGACCCGCCCGATTGCTCAGGCGATTGGCTGGGACGTGCCGTTCACCGCCGAAGGCATTCGCTTCTACGCTGAATTCGCCGACAAGCTGGGCGGCGACGTGGCGGCAACGGACCATGACCATCTCGGCATGACGATCGCCGAGCCATACGGCGTGATCGGTGCGATTGCGCCATGGAACTTCCCGCTGGTGATGGCTTCGTGGAAGATCGCGCCGGCTCTCGCCGCGGGTAACGCCGTGGTGCTGAAGCCCTCGGAGATGACGCCGTTCTCGGTGTTGCGGCTTGCCGAACTGGCTGTGCAGGCGGGCGTGCCGGCGGGCATCTTCAACGTGGTGCAAGGCGACGGCCGCGTCACCGGCGACGAACTGGTGCGTCATCCGAAGATCAGCAAGGTCACCTTCACCGGCTCCACGCGCACCGGCGCCGCAATCATGGCGGCCTGCGCGCAAAGCGGCACCAAGCCGGTCACGCTCGAACTCGGCGGCAAGAGTCCGCAGATCGTTTTCGCCGACGCCCCGCGTCTGGACGATGTAGCACGCCGGATCGCCGGCTCGATCACCGGCAATGCCGGCCAGGTGTGCGTGGCCGGTTCGCGGCTGCTGGTCGAGCGCAGTCTGGCGGAGCCGCTGGCCGAGCGCATCGGCAAGGTCTTCGCCGAGTTGAGACCCGGCGCGACGTGGGCCGCCGGCACCACCTTGTCGCCGATCATCTCCGCGCCACAGGCGGCGCGTATCGAAGGGATCGTTGGACGCACGCTGGAGGCCGGCGCAACGTTGCGTTACGGCGGCGTGCGGAGCGACGCTGGGGCGGGGGCGTTCTATGCCCCGACTTTGCTCGCGGACGTCACCGCCCATTCCGAAGCCGTGCGCGAAGAAGTCTTCGGCCCCGTGCTGACGTTGCAGACCTTCGACACCGAAGAAGAAGCGCTCGCGCTCGCCCAGCATCCCGACTACGGGCTTGCCGCCGGCGTGCATACCGCCGACCTCGGCCGGGCGCTGCGCTTCGTGCGTGGCCTCGAGGCGGGGACGGTCTGGGTCAACCGCTACGGCCGTACCTCCGACTTCATGATTCCCACCGGCGGCTACAAGCGCTCCGGTATCGGCAAGGACCTGGGCCGCCAGGCCTACGAGGCAAACCTGCGTTTCAAGAGCGTGCTGATCGACCTGCGGCCCTGA
- a CDS encoding GNAT family N-acetyltransferase, whose protein sequence is MSDSNTSSITYRPFTQDHIAAAHALTVELKWPHRADDWRFVAQLGVGFVAEDANGVIGTALCWKYGADRASLGMVIVSPEQQGRGIGRKLMELVLEELGGRITFLHATPAGQPLYEKLGFRAVGTLDQHQGAAFQPPLVSLPPGERLRPLGSSDTARLVELASQASGLDRGDVLPALLNTADGIALDRDGELVGFALFRRFGKGFAIGPVVAPASEDSSRAKALISHWLALNEGVFVRIDTPGESGLTEWLTQLGIPRVDTVVKMVRHATPADLAGVGKNSPCLQYGIINQAIC, encoded by the coding sequence GTGTCCGATTCGAATACCAGTTCGATTACCTATCGACCTTTCACCCAGGACCACATTGCCGCCGCGCACGCGCTGACGGTCGAGCTCAAATGGCCGCATCGTGCGGACGACTGGCGTTTCGTCGCGCAACTGGGCGTGGGTTTCGTCGCGGAAGACGCGAACGGCGTGATCGGCACGGCCTTGTGCTGGAAATACGGCGCCGACCGGGCCTCGCTCGGCATGGTGATCGTGTCCCCCGAACAGCAAGGGCGCGGCATCGGCAGAAAGCTGATGGAACTGGTGCTGGAGGAACTCGGCGGCCGGATCACGTTTCTGCACGCTACACCGGCGGGCCAGCCTTTGTACGAGAAGCTCGGCTTTCGCGCGGTCGGCACGCTCGACCAGCATCAGGGCGCGGCATTCCAGCCGCCGCTGGTTTCCTTGCCGCCGGGGGAGCGCCTGCGCCCGCTCGGCTCGAGCGATACGGCGCGGCTGGTCGAACTGGCGTCGCAGGCAAGCGGCCTCGACCGGGGCGACGTCTTACCCGCACTGCTGAATACCGCCGACGGCATCGCCCTCGATCGCGACGGCGAACTGGTCGGCTTCGCGCTGTTTCGCCGCTTCGGCAAAGGCTTTGCGATTGGACCCGTGGTCGCGCCGGCGTCGGAGGATTCGAGCCGCGCCAAGGCGTTGATCAGCCACTGGCTGGCGCTCAACGAAGGCGTGTTCGTACGCATCGACACGCCAGGCGAGAGCGGGCTGACCGAATGGCTGACACAGTTGGGGATTCCGCGGGTGGATACGGTCGTCAAAATGGTTCGGCACGCCACGCCGGCCGATCTTGCAGGGGTGGGCAAAAACAGCCCCTGTCTGCAATACGGCATCATCAATCAGGCGATCTGCTGA
- a CDS encoding 2-hydroxyacid dehydrogenase — MAFLYKADPARGAQWARLFAQKAPDLPFHVWPDLGDPAAIRYLAAWQPPDNPTLTFPNLEIVFSVGAGIDQFDLSGVPAHIPVVRMIEPGIIEGMVEYVTQAVLTIHRDLFDYGFQQQQQVWRELPLKPASERRVGVLGLGVLGTAVLEKLRLFGFACAGWSRSPREIEGVECYAGEGALDGFLARTDILICLLPLTPATRGLLDAELFAKLPRGASLIQTGRGPHLNQPDLLASLESGQLHSAILDVTDPEPLPAGHPLWMHPRVRITPHIASATRPESAVDVVLENLRRHREGLPMLGQIDRTQGY, encoded by the coding sequence ATGGCCTTCCTTTATAAAGCCGACCCGGCGCGTGGCGCGCAATGGGCCAGACTCTTCGCGCAGAAAGCACCGGATCTGCCGTTTCACGTCTGGCCCGATCTCGGCGACCCGGCCGCGATCCGCTACCTTGCCGCCTGGCAACCACCGGACAATCCCACCCTCACCTTCCCGAACCTCGAAATCGTTTTCTCGGTCGGCGCCGGCATCGATCAGTTCGACCTGTCAGGCGTGCCGGCGCATATACCGGTGGTGCGGATGATCGAGCCGGGCATTATTGAAGGGATGGTCGAGTACGTCACACAAGCCGTGCTGACGATTCATCGCGATCTGTTCGACTACGGTTTCCAGCAACAACAGCAAGTCTGGCGTGAACTGCCGCTCAAACCGGCCAGTGAACGCCGCGTTGGCGTGCTGGGGCTCGGCGTGCTGGGCACGGCAGTGCTGGAAAAACTACGGCTATTCGGTTTCGCCTGCGCGGGTTGGAGCCGCTCGCCACGCGAGATCGAAGGCGTTGAGTGCTATGCCGGCGAAGGCGCGCTGGACGGGTTTCTCGCTCGCACCGACATCCTGATCTGCCTGTTGCCGCTGACGCCGGCGACACGCGGCCTGCTCGATGCCGAACTGTTCGCGAAGCTGCCGCGCGGTGCGTCGCTGATTCAAACCGGGCGCGGACCGCATCTGAACCAGCCGGATCTGCTCGCATCGTTGGAGAGCGGTCAGTTGCACAGCGCGATTCTCGACGTCACCGATCCCGAGCCGCTGCCCGCCGGGCATCCGTTGTGGATGCATCCACGGGTACGCATCACACCTCATATCGCCAGCGCAACACGGCCGGAGAGCGCCGTCGACGTGGTGCTCGAGAATCTGCGCCGCCATCGCGAAGGCCTGCCGATGCTCGGTCAGATCGACCGGACCCAAGGGTATTGA